A genomic window from Vallitalea longa includes:
- a CDS encoding ABC transporter permease: MSTTENKITLPKSIKQFLSTLSGLIVLLIIFAISNKNFFTTDNILNVIVQTTPILLIAIGQTYVLITGGIDLSIGSNIAISGVVTAMLMKSGLPIFLSIIIGLLSATTVGVANGALVTYGKLPPFIVTLGTMTAVRGITLTLTKGIPISGLPDGFNAIGIEKTFGIPNPIYIMIFFVIIFGLILAKTKTGRYTYALGSNFEASRLSGVNVHSSLIKVYAFSGLLSGVAGLVMAARIISAPPTAGMGYELNAVAASVIGGASTLGGEGTIAGTAVGALIIGILSNGLNLMGVSPFIQQIVTGIVIIGAVFADKIRHND; encoded by the coding sequence ATGAGTACTACTGAAAATAAAATTACTTTACCTAAAAGTATAAAACAGTTTTTGTCTACTCTTAGTGGATTAATAGTGTTATTGATTATATTTGCAATAAGCAATAAGAATTTTTTTACGACTGATAATATTTTAAATGTTATTGTGCAGACTACACCCATTTTGTTAATTGCTATAGGGCAGACGTATGTTTTGATTACAGGGGGTATTGATTTATCGATTGGTTCTAATATAGCTATATCAGGGGTCGTTACAGCAATGCTCATGAAATCAGGTCTGCCCATCTTTTTGTCAATCATCATAGGATTATTAAGTGCTACAACTGTTGGTGTTGCTAATGGCGCTCTAGTGACATATGGAAAATTACCGCCATTTATAGTAACATTAGGTACAATGACAGCTGTAAGAGGTATTACTCTAACATTAACAAAAGGGATACCAATTAGCGGACTTCCTGATGGATTTAATGCTATTGGAATAGAAAAAACTTTTGGAATACCCAATCCAATCTATATAATGATATTTTTTGTTATAATATTTGGATTGATATTGGCTAAAACAAAAACAGGACGTTATACATATGCTCTAGGCAGTAATTTTGAAGCTTCAAGACTCTCAGGAGTAAACGTACATTCATCACTTATCAAAGTATATGCATTCAGTGGTTTACTATCAGGTGTTGCAGGACTAGTTATGGCTGCACGTATTATATCAGCACCACCTACTGCTGGAATGGGTTATGAGCTTAATGCTGTTGCTGCATCAGTTATTGGTGGAGCCAGTACATTGGGTGGAGAAGGTACTATTGCCGGTACTGCTGTAGGTGCACTTATTATTGGCATACTAAGTAATGGACTGAATTTAATGGGGGTTTCACCTTTTATACAACAGATTGTTACAGGTATTGTAATTATAGGAGCTGTATTTGCTGATAAGATAAGACATAATGATTAA
- a CDS encoding ABC transporter substrate-binding protein, translated as MKKLCSILLVMTLILTVVGCGKEDKKTSSSGDLTVTLITMDSMDEHWLKVKNGAEDAAKELEGVKINFDAPQTKVDATVQAQLVENAVTNKSDAIMLAALDKEALKPAVEKAKKEDIPVIFVDSGVNTEDYDAFYSTDNGAAAAMAADHLAKLIGEKGKIAIVNAQAGAGTTMTRENEFRNRIESTYPDIEIVGVQYSDGDKQKALNYATDFMTQYPDLVGFYACNEGSTVGVGNAVDQSGKDDSVYVVGFDFSDDVKALIEKGAIKASMVQNPYTMGYEGVKAAIDIINGKEVSPKDVDTGVTIATKENLDEIK; from the coding sequence ATGAAAAAATTATGTTCAATATTACTAGTTATGACATTGATTTTAACAGTAGTGGGGTGTGGTAAAGAAGACAAAAAAACTTCTAGTAGTGGGGATTTGACTGTAACTCTAATAACAATGGATTCTATGGATGAGCACTGGTTAAAAGTAAAAAATGGTGCTGAAGATGCGGCAAAAGAACTTGAAGGTGTAAAAATCAATTTTGATGCTCCTCAGACTAAAGTTGATGCAACAGTTCAAGCGCAGTTGGTAGAGAATGCTGTAACTAATAAATCAGATGCAATAATGCTAGCGGCACTTGATAAAGAAGCACTTAAACCAGCAGTAGAAAAAGCTAAAAAAGAAGATATTCCAGTTATCTTTGTTGACTCTGGCGTAAACACAGAAGATTATGATGCTTTTTATTCAACTGATAATGGAGCAGCAGCTGCAATGGCAGCAGATCATCTAGCAAAATTAATTGGCGAAAAGGGTAAAATAGCAATAGTTAATGCTCAAGCTGGTGCAGGAACAACTATGACTAGAGAGAATGAGTTCAGAAACCGTATTGAAAGCACTTATCCTGATATAGAGATAGTCGGTGTTCAATATTCGGACGGTGACAAACAAAAAGCCCTTAACTATGCGACAGACTTCATGACTCAATATCCTGATTTAGTAGGATTCTATGCTTGTAATGAAGGATCTACTGTTGGTGTAGGTAATGCTGTAGACCAGTCAGGTAAAGATGATAGTGTATATGTTGTAGGTTTCGACTTTTCAGATGATGTAAAAGCACTTATAGAAAAAGGAGCAATAAAAGCTTCAATGGTTCAAAATCCTTATACTATGGGTTATGAAGGAGTAAAAGCAGCTATAGATATAATCAACGGTAAAGAAGTTTCACCTAAGGATGTTGATACTGGTGTAACAATAGCAACAAAAGAAAATCTTGATGAAATAAAATAA
- a CDS encoding ABC transporter substrate-binding protein — translation MRKNVIHHKIFHKIVILLCITFILTSCRYDSKIKQSTELGIVPSDTKDSMVKLKMLIIGAEPLDFEDVLIDANKILNKEIGVELIVEFLEKEVLESKYHANFAGGADFDLVQCYPYHYNQYVAKSAYMKLTDDMFSKCAPVTYERLRESIFNEISVDNNIYMVPSSGYLPRQQLLIVRGDLLRQSGIYTIDTIEELEDYFDYIKENVSNMIPLDIGYNAYNLFDFLYAKKGLERYDDSLFMIDKKDDNKVLWLPDNELFIDYFNIISKWSLEEYIPFNASSKKIVNKDKFLEGKSASYLGNIYEIENIKCYVNKKNPQYKPYVVTLGCNLNQVRYPMDNGIAIKNGTTNAAKCLQFIEEINTNKDLFRLLNYGIKGIHYKISKEGNYVPLVMSYRYPIYNNYVWCMNRKLMLPYEFTTEIADKIVINNRHKAIDMKSIDIKLDEIDTLNKNLLYPITLGNIDITENLSVYKKKMEEAGFNLYNREVIRCSDY, via the coding sequence ATGAGAAAAAACGTAATTCATCATAAGATATTTCATAAGATAGTTATTCTTTTATGCATAACATTTATATTAACAAGTTGTCGCTATGATTCTAAAATAAAACAATCGACAGAATTAGGAATAGTTCCTTCTGATACCAAGGACAGTATGGTTAAGTTGAAAATGCTTATAATTGGAGCTGAACCTTTAGATTTTGAAGATGTATTAATAGATGCCAATAAAATATTGAATAAGGAAATAGGCGTAGAATTAATTGTTGAATTTCTTGAAAAAGAAGTTCTTGAATCTAAATATCATGCTAATTTTGCAGGTGGAGCTGATTTTGATTTAGTTCAATGTTATCCATATCACTATAATCAATATGTAGCAAAATCAGCATATATGAAACTTACAGATGATATGTTTAGTAAATGTGCACCTGTCACATATGAACGGTTAAGAGAGTCAATATTCAATGAGATCAGTGTAGATAACAATATTTATATGGTACCTTCTTCGGGGTATTTACCTAGACAGCAATTATTGATTGTTCGTGGTGATTTATTGCGGCAGAGTGGTATTTATACAATAGATACAATAGAAGAGCTAGAAGATTATTTTGATTATATCAAAGAAAATGTAAGTAATATGATACCGCTTGATATTGGTTATAATGCTTACAATTTGTTTGATTTTTTGTATGCAAAGAAAGGGCTTGAAAGATATGACGACTCATTGTTCATGATTGATAAGAAAGATGATAATAAAGTTTTATGGTTACCGGATAATGAGTTGTTTATTGATTATTTTAATATTATTTCTAAATGGTCTTTGGAAGAATATATACCGTTTAATGCATCAAGCAAAAAAATTGTGAACAAAGATAAATTTCTAGAAGGCAAAAGTGCCTCGTATTTAGGCAATATCTATGAAATAGAAAACATAAAATGTTATGTAAACAAAAAAAATCCACAGTACAAACCTTATGTAGTAACATTGGGATGTAATCTTAATCAAGTCAGGTATCCAATGGATAATGGAATAGCAATAAAAAATGGTACTACCAATGCGGCTAAATGTCTTCAGTTCATTGAAGAAATAAACACTAATAAAGATTTGTTCAGGTTATTGAATTATGGTATAAAAGGAATACATTATAAAATATCGAAGGAAGGCAATTACGTACCATTAGTTATGAGTTATCGTTATCCAATATATAATAATTATGTATGGTGTATGAACAGAAAATTAATGCTTCCCTATGAATTTACTACAGAGATAGCAGATAAAATAGTAATCAATAATAGACATAAAGCTATAGATATGAAATCAATAGATATAAAACTAGATGAAATAGACACTCTAAATAAGAATCTTTTATATCCTATTACTCTTGGAAATATTGATATTACTGAAAATTTGAGTGTATATAAAAAGAAAATGGAAGAAGCAGGTTTTAATTTATATAATAGGGAAGTGATAAGGTGTTCAGACTATTAA
- a CDS encoding response regulator transcription factor, whose protein sequence is MFRLLIIDDEFITRKGIIKNIDYSNYNIQEIQEADDGVNALKIAKDYQPDIVISDIKMPRMDGVTFAFELKKILPNCRIILMSAYTELDYYRNAIKLNAVSYIEKPIDLEELKQSIKNAVDDLMQYTQYETMSKQVDELIKTNKEVLKSQLSTMIIDNNRNISHVIQKGNELGLQLDSEHYYLTVIIKQYIEDRLDPYDQGISKQRITSILEKYLQPLQINYVMHFKGNIAVITLIVERQHRLVLNYDKLEIVFTEIYKELLEICQPAISLGKVVSGINEVYDSYVSAVIAKEKLFFKKGISINHYKTSEEDKSLDMDNTLFNRFDKYLETSSKIDCILFIKHLTEKIRRYNNTPKNIIIDIYARLFTIINQYLHNMNNLDDINNDIHFNDISKMITLDALESYMIDNIDCYFLILKEQSEAGSIAVRVKKIIHDSYGDSNLSLEVISNHLQVSKNYLSAVFKKETSMTINKYITKYRIEKAKTKLRDTSYRIEIVANLVGYDDSDYFSKVFKKYVLCTPREYRKKFIK, encoded by the coding sequence GTGTTCAGACTATTAATTATTGATGACGAGTTCATAACTAGAAAAGGTATAATAAAAAATATTGATTATAGTAATTACAATATACAGGAAATACAAGAAGCTGACGATGGTGTAAATGCTCTGAAAATAGCTAAGGATTATCAACCTGATATTGTGATTTCAGATATTAAGATGCCTAGAATGGATGGGGTAACATTTGCATTCGAATTAAAAAAAATATTACCTAACTGTAGAATAATATTAATGAGTGCATATACAGAGTTGGATTATTATAGAAATGCCATTAAACTAAATGCAGTAAGTTATATTGAAAAACCTATAGATCTAGAGGAACTGAAGCAGTCTATAAAGAATGCTGTAGATGATCTTATGCAGTATACACAGTATGAAACAATGAGTAAACAAGTAGATGAATTAATAAAAACTAATAAAGAAGTTCTTAAAAGCCAATTATCTACTATGATAATAGATAATAACCGTAATATATCTCATGTAATTCAAAAAGGAAATGAATTGGGTTTACAACTTGATTCTGAACATTATTATCTGACAGTGATTATTAAACAATATATAGAAGACAGATTAGATCCATATGATCAAGGTATTTCTAAACAAAGGATAACCTCGATACTGGAAAAATATCTGCAGCCTTTACAAATAAATTACGTAATGCACTTTAAAGGAAATATAGCCGTCATAACATTGATTGTAGAAAGACAACATCGTCTAGTACTCAATTATGATAAATTAGAAATAGTTTTTACTGAAATATATAAGGAACTGTTGGAGATTTGTCAACCAGCGATAAGTTTAGGGAAAGTGGTGTCTGGTATAAATGAAGTATACGATAGTTATGTTTCTGCTGTGATAGCAAAAGAAAAATTATTTTTCAAAAAAGGTATAAGTATCAATCACTATAAAACGAGTGAAGAAGATAAGAGTTTAGATATGGACAATACTTTGTTTAATAGATTTGACAAATATCTAGAAACATCCAGCAAAATAGATTGCATACTTTTTATCAAGCATTTGACAGAAAAGATAAGAAGATATAATAATACACCTAAAAATATCATTATAGATATATATGCAAGACTCTTCACTATAATCAACCAATATCTGCATAATATGAATAACTTGGATGATATCAATAATGATATACATTTTAATGATATTTCTAAGATGATAACGTTAGATGCTCTTGAGTCATATATGATTGATAATATAGATTGCTATTTTCTAATATTGAAAGAACAAAGTGAAGCAGGATCCATTGCTGTTAGAGTGAAAAAGATAATTCATGATAGTTATGGAGATTCTAATTTGTCTTTGGAAGTAATAAGTAATCATTTACAGGTTAGTAAAAATTATTTATCAGCAGTATTTAAGAAAGAGACAAGTATGACAATTAATAAATACATCACTAAGTATCGTATTGAGAAAGCCAAGACCAAATTACGAGATACTTCATATAGAATAGAAATCGTAGCTAATCTAGTAGGATATGATGATAGTGATTATTTTTCTAAAGTATTCAAGAAATATGTTTTATGTACACCAAGAGAATATAGAAAAAAATTTATAAAATAG
- a CDS encoding sensor histidine kinase codes for MHYLNNLKLKYKLIISYFILIVIPLIIFSRLSFKEFAHILEDRIIYSANQSFNQGTEYVTYKIHKIIEVSDNITVNDYVKEILERDSDDTSVLQLHEDLNNLRSLLYSYKGDKDIHNICVYINDKLLHDDSDGEIASISYAKKQKWFSQLPGAGSRVFMVPPAFYKRPDEDNDMVLSVARRITSSTDYIDIIGYLRIDFLEKNIRDILINANAIDGSLTYIRSRDDRIVSTTDNGLLNKYRLSLANIERLQKIKNWTIININNEDCYARVKNIEDTDWTIITVIPLNDIYREVADISRLMFVFLLIIIPVTILFSVLLTYQLTRRLSNLSNKMKYATENIFEEYNEKYNYNDEIGELTSSYNYMVKRISTLAEEKYKSGLSIRSTELELLQSQINPHFLYNTMDMINWMSYDNRGEEIRKITRALSTFYKISLSKGKTMIPLRDELKHVELYMEIQNFRLNKSIDFIIDCSKHLLDILIPKITLQPIVENSVFHGILNKDDKKGTIKITCRDDDTYLIILIEDDGVGMDETTINELLENNDKKGFGLRNIQTRLLLTYNNKSSFKVTSKIQEGTVTEIKIPLFLDR; via the coding sequence ATGCATTATTTAAATAACTTAAAATTAAAATATAAACTTATAATCAGTTATTTCATTCTAATAGTTATTCCTTTAATAATATTTAGTCGTCTTTCTTTTAAAGAGTTTGCTCATATATTGGAAGATCGTATAATATATTCTGCAAACCAATCCTTCAACCAAGGAACGGAATATGTTACATACAAGATACATAAAATCATAGAGGTATCGGATAATATTACTGTTAATGATTATGTAAAAGAAATATTAGAAAGAGATAGTGATGATACAAGTGTCTTACAATTACATGAAGATCTTAATAATTTAAGAAGTCTATTATATTCTTATAAAGGTGATAAAGATATCCATAATATCTGTGTTTACATAAATGATAAACTACTTCATGATGACAGTGATGGTGAAATAGCTTCAATCAGTTATGCGAAAAAACAGAAATGGTTCAGCCAATTACCAGGTGCAGGTTCAAGAGTTTTTATGGTTCCTCCTGCTTTTTATAAAAGACCCGATGAAGATAATGATATGGTTTTATCAGTTGCCAGAAGAATAACGAGTTCAACGGATTACATCGATATCATAGGGTATCTACGCATTGATTTCCTTGAGAAAAATATTAGAGATATTTTGATTAATGCCAATGCTATAGATGGAAGTTTAACTTATATCCGTAGTAGAGATGATAGAATCGTCAGTACTACTGATAATGGGTTATTAAATAAATATAGGCTTTCTTTAGCTAATATTGAAAGACTACAGAAAATCAAAAATTGGACTATAATAAATATCAACAATGAAGATTGCTATGCGAGAGTAAAAAATATTGAAGATACTGATTGGACTATTATAACTGTAATACCACTTAATGATATTTATAGAGAAGTCGCTGATATCAGTAGACTGATGTTCGTTTTTTTACTTATAATTATACCAGTAACCATTTTGTTTTCTGTTTTATTGACTTACCAATTAACAAGAAGATTAAGTAATCTGTCTAATAAAATGAAATATGCTACAGAAAATATATTTGAAGAATATAATGAAAAGTATAATTATAATGACGAGATTGGAGAACTCACATCTTCATATAACTATATGGTGAAACGTATTTCCACATTGGCAGAGGAGAAATATAAGTCTGGACTTAGCATTAGAAGTACAGAGCTAGAGTTATTACAATCACAGATAAATCCTCATTTCCTATACAATACAATGGATATGATAAATTGGATGAGTTATGATAATCGTGGTGAAGAGATAAGGAAGATTACAAGAGCATTATCAACATTCTATAAAATAAGTCTCAGTAAAGGGAAAACTATGATACCTCTTAGAGATGAGCTTAAGCACGTTGAGTTATATATGGAGATACAGAATTTTAGGCTTAACAAATCTATTGATTTTATAATAGATTGTTCAAAACACTTATTGGATATATTGATACCAAAGATAACTCTACAGCCTATAGTAGAAAATTCAGTATTTCATGGTATTTTGAATAAGGATGATAAAAAAGGCACTATTAAGATTACTTGCAGAGATGATGATACTTATTTAATCATTCTTATAGAAGATGATGGCGTTGGTATGGATGAAACAACAATAAACGAACTATTAGAAAACAACGATAAAAAAGGATTTGGACTTAGAAATATTCAAACCAGATTACTGCTTACATATAATAATAAAAGTAGTTTTAAAGTAACAAGTAAAATCCAAGAAGGGACAGTTACAGAAATTAAGATACCTTTGTTCCTAGATAGATAA
- a CDS encoding alpha/beta hydrolase, with protein sequence MALIECNFTSKVLELSTDLLAVLPEKSIGSMKKYPVLYLLHGLSDDHTGWQRRTLIENYVRDKEIVIIMPNVHRSFYTDMKNGYKYFEFVSEELPSIVKEFFPISDKREDTFVAGLSMGGFGAMKLALNYPDRYSKAASLSGALGMVKNMKEMEEYSSTNKDNSVSDNITFRINEMKNIFGSYGEIKESCNDLFYLLDKNIAEGREIPNLYQSCGTEDSLYDDNIRFRDYVKSKGIHITYEECEGDHTWDFWNKMIEHVIEWLDV encoded by the coding sequence ATGGCATTAATTGAATGTAATTTTACATCTAAGGTACTAGAGTTATCAACTGATTTATTAGCTGTTCTACCAGAAAAAAGTATAGGTTCCATGAAAAAATATCCAGTATTATATCTTTTACATGGATTGTCAGATGATCATACAGGCTGGCAAAGGAGGACATTAATTGAAAACTATGTGAGAGATAAAGAAATTGTTATAATCATGCCTAATGTTCACAGAAGCTTTTACACTGATATGAAAAACGGATATAAATATTTTGAATTCGTGAGCGAAGAACTTCCTTCTATAGTAAAAGAGTTTTTCCCTATTTCAGACAAAAGAGAAGATACTTTCGTAGCTGGTCTTTCTATGGGTGGATTCGGAGCAATGAAACTTGCACTCAACTATCCGGATAGATATAGTAAAGCGGCTAGTTTATCAGGTGCACTGGGAATGGTTAAAAATATGAAAGAAATGGAAGAATATAGTTCAACTAATAAGGATAATTCTGTTTCGGATAATATAACTTTTAGAATCAATGAAATGAAAAATATTTTCGGAAGCTATGGAGAAATTAAAGAAAGCTGCAATGATTTATTTTATTTGCTAGATAAAAATATTGCTGAAGGTAGAGAAATTCCAAACTTATATCAATCATGTGGTACAGAAGATTCTTTGTATGATGATAATATTAGATTCAGAGATTATGTTAAGTCAAAAGGTATTCATATCACTTATGAGGAGTGTGAAGGAGATCATACATGGGATTTCTGGAACAAAATGATAGAGCATGTCATTGAGTGGCTTGATGTGTAA